CGAACGCGATCGAGGGACCATCGATAGTGTTGACGATTCTGAACCCATTCGAAATAGCTGACCGTCACGCCACCGGCGTTGGCCAAAATGTCGGGCAACACGACCGTGCCCCGATCATGCAATTTCTTGTCGGCGACCGGATAGATCGGGCCGTTGGCCGCTTCGATGATGACCGGTGCGGAAACCGAGTCCACGTTGTCGTCGGTGATCACGCCACCGAGTGCCGCTGGGATCAGCACCGTCGCATCACTCAGTGACAACAGCGAATCCATGGGCAGGTGTTTGGCGTGCTCGAATCCTTCCAACAATCCGTTGGGATGATGAAATTTATGGCGGATCAGCTCCGGCACGTTCAACCCATCTTCCTGATAATAGGTGCCCGAAATATCACTGACCGCGATGATGGGAAACTGCGCGTCGTGCAAGAACTTCGCCGCGTGCGATCCCACATTGCCGAAACCTTGAATCGCAACCTTGGTATCTTCCGGTTTGCGGCCGAGCCGTTTCATCAGTTTGACCGTCAAGATACCCACACCACGGCCGGTGGCTTCTTCGCGACCACGTGCGCCGTATTCTTCCACCGGTTTGCCCGTGATCACCGCGGGATTGAAACCGTGGTACTTTTCCCACTGGTTTCGGAACCAAGACATCACTTGGTGATTGGTGCCCATGTCGGGCGCGGGGATATCCGTATCCGGACCGACGACATCGTGAATGCGGTCGACAAAGACGCGAGTCAGCTTTTCCAATTCACGCGACGTCAGCGTTGACGGATCCACATCGATCCCACCTTTGGCACCGCCGTAGGGCAAATTGACGACGGCCGTCTTCCAAGTCATCAAACTGGCCAGCGCACGCGTTTCATCCAAGTCGACTTCATGGTGATAACGCAGCCCGCCCTTCATCGGGCCACGGCTGTTGTCGTGTTGGACTCGAAAGCCGACGAAGTTTGCCAGGCACCCGTCTTCGCGTTCCAGCGTGACTTGGACCTGCAACTCACGACGTGGCAACAACAGCGTTTCGCGCAAACCACAAGGCAAATCCAAATGGTCGGCCGCCTGGTGGAAATACTTCTGGGTGGCTTCGGAGGCGTGCATGTTGATTCCGGTTGTGACAGATGGCGGCGCGTGGGATGACGGGTCGGATTCGAAAAGCGTCCAGTCCTGCGATCCGACGTTACCAGACCGCCGGCGACGGAGCGGTAAAAACGCATCGGGCCTCGGACGATCGATTTCGCCAAGTGATTCAATGGCTGTCCGGCCCTTTTCCCCACCCAAACCCTACCTTGTAAACCGACGATGTGCCGAGCGGTTCACAACGCCGGTCGGGCGTTTATGCGGCGCGTCGACGCGGTTTCTGTGGAAGCTGTGTCCACTGGGTCACCCGCTGAATCGACGGCGGTGAACCACCACGCAAGTAGCGTCGGCCGGCACTGGTGGCGGCAAAGGCTTCGATTTCCCGATGCAATTCGGACGCGTCCGCACCGGCGATATCCCGCATCGTGACATAGCCTGCACCGACCAACAGCTGGATTTCACGAGCCAGCATCTTTGGCATCTCGCACATCAGCGACGCCTGGTGTTGCCAGGTTCGGATCGTGTCGGCAGTCATCCACCGCGTTGCCAAGCGACCAGCCAGTTCCTCCGGTGACTTGGCAAGAAACTGGGCCACCGTTTGGACGCCGATTTCGGCGAAGCGATGAGCGGTTTTCGGACCGATCGACGGCGCATCGACCAGGTCGTCGCCGGCGTGCAAGCTGGGCGTGGAATTCTCCGAAGCTTCACGCGGTTGCCGACCGGCCTGTTCGGCGGCAACGGTTTGATCGGAATCGGCGGTGCGTGTGGTGTCGTTTGCTTCCGAACGATTGGCGGGGAACGGGATGGTCGACGGCGCGGCGGCGGATTGCCCGGCCGATGACTTGGCGGATTCGGTGGTGATCGTTTCGTCGATCGCGACAGCCGTCTGTTTCGATTCCGCCTGTGCGATTCGACGTTGTTTCCAGATCTGTTCGTCGCGGCGGATCCGCATCACCCGGTCGACGATATCGATTTCGGCGGGCAGGTTTTCCAGGACTTGCCCGGTGCGTGTGAATTCACTGATCAGCGCCGACACCGCATCCTGTTCGTCGCGATCGGCGATGCGTTTGATCCACCACTTGGCGGGTGTTTGAATTGCCGCCATCACGGCCGAAAGCGACAGGTTGGCCTTCGGGATCGGTTGCCCCAGTGCCAATTCGGTTTCCAGCGCCATTCGCTCCAGGGCTCGGGCCCAACCGGTGATGGCAATTCCGAACAAATCCGCCAGCACGTCCCGGGTCGGATCATCCAGACCGGCCGGCGGATCCTTGGCACCCAAATCCAGACGATAAGAATCAACCAGCGTGTTGTAGCGACGATGTGCAAACTTGGCCGCGTGCAAGATCGCTTCGCCCAGCCACTGGGGGCCTTCGGAAAGCTGAAAAACGACGCGTGATTCGTCACGCAGCCAGCGTCGATAGATGTCTTCGTAGGAAAGCGTGATCGACCATTCGATCGGACGATGCAGCACTTTTTCACGTGCGGTTTGCGCGGTGTGCAACGGCTGGATCGGGTCGGTGAAGTAGTGGCTGATCACCCCGGCGGCATGGGCCGCGTCGGAATAACGCCCATCCCTGACATATCGGAACATGCGGTCGTACCACTGGTGTGCCACACGCGGTGCGCCGCCCCAATAACCGTCTTCGACGTGAACCACATGGTTTTGAAAGTCGCGAAACCGTGTGTCGGGATCTTTCGCGCCGGTCAAATAGCGACCGTGATGCTTCAGCAACCAACCGGCCAACCGCTTGCCAGCAGCCGTCTGTACCAGCGGCAGCGCATCCAGGGCGAAGAAGTGGTGCGTGCTGCGGCAATGGGCGGCGCGCAAAATCGTCAACAGAAGGCTCATCGAAAGACCCGACTTTTCAAACCCGGCCTTTGCCGGCGGCGTGAAACTATGCAGCGGTACGCTTGCGGGCGATCACCGCGTTGACGTCGATCCCATAGACCGCCGCACGACGCGACAAACCGCGGACGAACGCGTCACGGCCGCCGGGAACCGAATCCGCCGAATCCCAACGCCGGGTGAACGCATCGACCGACAGCAATCGCAGCGGCCAGTGCCCTCGCGGCGGTTTTTCATCACCGAACATCGCGATCAAACGATGCCCGTGATCGGCTCGCGCGATCGCGGCGTACACGGAGTACAAATCACCACAGTTCAATCCGTTCAGGTTTTGTAGTGGACCGATCGCCATAACAGGCATCCTTTTGTGTCAAGCGAAGGCAGTTCGGTGGGACAACAGCGGTAAAGCGGTTGTGCCATTTGCCGCACGGCAAAGGCAAGACGGATTTCCGCCCGGCGGATCCGAATTTTCTCGTGGGGATCCGCCCGACCAGACCGGCGGCCGTGGACAGCGCCGGCCATTGCCCGAAGTCGACGAAAACGGATGAAATATCGTCACCACCGCGTCGGCGATCACCTCGCTGGTGGGTCTGCAATTTGCAAGGGGCTATGCTGTCAGTAGGAGAACCTTTGATGGCAAAATCGATTTGGCCCAGCGATGACAAAACCGACGTGCTGTTGGACGCAGCACGCGAGGGCGATTCGCGCGCGGTCAATCAGCTGCTTGACCGCCACCGCAAGCCGATTCGGCGGCTGATCGAACTGCGGCTGGACCGCAAAGTCCAGCGACGTGTCGACGTCAGCGACGTGGTCCAAGAAGTCTTGGTGGAGGCGTCTGGACGGCTGGAAAACTATTTGACCGACCCGTCGATGGCGTTCCATTTGTGGTTACGCCAGATCGCCTGGGATCACATTATCGACACCTATCGGCGGCACCGCGTCAGCGCCAAACGCAACATGGACCGCGAACAGCCGTTGGCCGTCGGTCCGACCGGCGGCGACGAATCGTCGATGGACCTGGCGGTCCAGCTTTGCGACCCCAAGATGACACCGGCGGCGATCGCGACGCAGCGTGAGATCGCCGAATTGGTGGAAAAAGCGATCCACCGGCTGGATGAAAACGACCGCGAAGTGATCCTGATGCGTCACTACGAACACTTGTCGAATCTGGAAATCGCCGAAGTCTTGAAATTGAACCCGCCGGCGGCCAGCATGCGCTACCTGCGGGCGGTCCGGCGTCTGCGACAGTTGTTGCAAGACGACCAGGCGACCGAAGACCTGAACCAGGCTGACACGTGAATCGCCAAGCCGACCGGGACGCCGCCCAGGATCGGCCCGACAACGCTGGCACCGCGTCATCGTCCGGTCAGCATCCATCGCCCGTCGCCCCGGTTGCGACCGAAGACCTGAACCGACCGCGCAGCGAAACCCAGGAACAACGTTTGGCCGATGTCCTGGGCCGGCTGACCGATCAGGTGTGCCGCGGGGAAATCGTTGATTTCGACCAAGCCTGTCGCGAAAACTCCGACATCGCCGACGAACTGCGGCATCTATGGGGCGCGGTGCTGATCACCGACACCGCCGGTGCGGCGCATGATCAAAACCCGGCCGCGGTGGATGGGTCCGACAGCGATGCGGGC
The Crateriforma spongiae DNA segment above includes these coding regions:
- a CDS encoding sigma-70 family RNA polymerase sigma factor, with amino-acid sequence MAKSIWPSDDKTDVLLDAAREGDSRAVNQLLDRHRKPIRRLIELRLDRKVQRRVDVSDVVQEVLVEASGRLENYLTDPSMAFHLWLRQIAWDHIIDTYRRHRVSAKRNMDREQPLAVGPTGGDESSMDLAVQLCDPKMTPAAIATQREIAELVEKAIHRLDENDREVILMRHYEHLSNLEIAEVLKLNPPAASMRYLRAVRRLRQLLQDDQATEDLNQADT
- a CDS encoding Glu/Leu/Phe/Val family dehydrogenase, translated to MHASEATQKYFHQAADHLDLPCGLRETLLLPRRELQVQVTLEREDGCLANFVGFRVQHDNSRGPMKGGLRYHHEVDLDETRALASLMTWKTAVVNLPYGGAKGGIDVDPSTLTSRELEKLTRVFVDRIHDVVGPDTDIPAPDMGTNHQVMSWFRNQWEKYHGFNPAVITGKPVEEYGARGREEATGRGVGILTVKLMKRLGRKPEDTKVAIQGFGNVGSHAAKFLHDAQFPIIAVSDISGTYYQEDGLNVPELIRHKFHHPNGLLEGFEHAKHLPMDSLLSLSDATVLIPAALGGVITDDNVDSVSAPVIIEAANGPIYPVADKKLHDRGTVVLPDILANAGGVTVSYFEWVQNRQHYRWSLDRVRQELDHTMSEAFEEVWQRAQQLKIPLRTAAFMIGIERVQRATELGGGW
- a CDS encoding DUF4332 domain-containing protein; the protein is MSLLLTILRAAHCRSTHHFFALDALPLVQTAAGKRLAGWLLKHHGRYLTGAKDPDTRFRDFQNHVVHVEDGYWGGAPRVAHQWYDRMFRYVRDGRYSDAAHAAGVISHYFTDPIQPLHTAQTAREKVLHRPIEWSITLSYEDIYRRWLRDESRVVFQLSEGPQWLGEAILHAAKFAHRRYNTLVDSYRLDLGAKDPPAGLDDPTRDVLADLFGIAITGWARALERMALETELALGQPIPKANLSLSAVMAAIQTPAKWWIKRIADRDEQDAVSALISEFTRTGQVLENLPAEIDIVDRVMRIRRDEQIWKQRRIAQAESKQTAVAIDETITTESAKSSAGQSAAAPSTIPFPANRSEANDTTRTADSDQTVAAEQAGRQPREASENSTPSLHAGDDLVDAPSIGPKTAHRFAEIGVQTVAQFLAKSPEELAGRLATRWMTADTIRTWQHQASLMCEMPKMLAREIQLLVGAGYVTMRDIAGADASELHREIEAFAATSAGRRYLRGGSPPSIQRVTQWTQLPQKPRRRAA